CTGTCGGTGCCGGGGCGGGCCCGGGGGTCGAGCGCGTCGGTGAGCTCCTGCTGGACGGCGGCGGCGAAGGCGTCCTGTTTGGCCTTCTCGAAGGTGGTGGTGATGCGCCAGCCGCCGGCCTTGAGGGTGGCGGCGTCGATGGTGGCGGTGTCGGCGAGGTAGGTGTCGGCGATGTCGACGAGGTAGCCGCTCTGGCCTTTGAGGCCGGTGGCGGGCTTGGGGTCGACGGGTTCGGGGAAGACGGTGGCGGCGCGGGTGGCGGGGTCGAGGAAGCCGAGGGCGACCATGCCGTCGAGGACGTAGTTCCAGCGGGCGACGGCCTTGGCGCGGTTGGCGGGGGTGGCGTTCTTGACGTCGTAGGCGCTGGGGGCCTGGAGCAGGGCGGCGAGGTAGGCGCTCTGGGCGGTGGTGAGTTCGGAGACGTCGGTGCCGAAGTAGGCGTCGGCGGCGCTCTGGATGCCGTAGGCGTTGCGGCCGAAGTAGCTGGTGTTCAGGTAGCCGGTGAGGATCTGGTCCTTGCTCTGCTGCTGGTCGACCTTGAGCGAGATGAAGAGTTCCTTGACCTTGCGGGAGACGGTCTGGTCCTGCGTCAGGTAGTAGTTCTTGACGTACTGCTGGGTGATGGTGGATCCGCCCTGGGTGCCCTTGCCGGTGAGGGTGTTCCAGCCGGCGCGGGCCATGCCCTTGAGGTCGACGCCCTTGTTGCGGTAGAAGGTGCGGTCCTCGGCGGAGACGACGGCGTGCTGGGTCTCGGGCGGGATCTGGTCGAGGGTGACGTCGGAGCGGTTGACGGCTCCGGTGCGGGCGAGTTCGGTGCCGTCGGCGTAGTAGTAGATGTTGGTCTGGGCGACGGCGTGCGCGTTGGCGTCGGGCACGGGCACGGTCAGGTAGAGCGTGACGAAGGCGGCGATGCCGAGCAGCAGCAGGGCGGTGACGGCGCCGGCGAGCATCCGCCAGGTGGGGATGGCGCGTCGTCGGCGGGGGAGGGCCAGGCGGGCGCGGCGGCGGCCGGCGCGGGCGGCGCGGCGCCGGTCGCGCCGATTGCCGTGGGCGCGGTCCTCGGCCTCCGGCGCGCCCTGCGGGCGGTGCGGTACGGCGTCGGGCTGGGGGTCCGCGGGGTCCTGGCTCATGGGGTGATTATGTGCGCTTTGATCCTTGATCAGGTGGTTCTGCGGCTTGTCGCGGCGGGGCGGGTCGGGTGCTTCACGCGATCGGGTCGGGGCCGGTAATTCGGCTGCGCCCGATGATCGGTGGCGCTACGGTGAAAGGTGACAACCGCATAGAGCAGTCAGTGGACGCGAGCTTCGCCCGCCGCCCGGTACCCCCGGGGTCAGGCCGGTCGGAGCCGGTCCGGCGTGCCCGGGTCCGTCGCCGGATGCGCCGGGCGGGCCGTCGTCCGAGGGCCGCCGACTGCCCCCAGTCATGTCGACAAGGAGACAATATGCCGGTATCACCGCAGCTCGGGCCTCCCTCGGGCGGCGCCGTGGGCCTCCATCTCGCGATCGCCCGGGGCGCGTTCCGCCGCTTCTCCACCTACCGCGCCGCCACCTTCGCCGGCGCGTTCACCAACACCGTCTTCGGCTTCATCCTGGCGTACACCTTCCTGGCGCTCTGGCGGGCCAGGCCGGGCCTCGGCGGCTACGACGCCGCCGCGGCGGTCACCTACATCTGGGTCAGCCAGGCGCTGCTGGTCACCGTGGCGGTCTGGGGCGGCGGCTTCCAGGACGACGTCCAGGAGCGGTTCCGCACCGGCGACATCGCCGTCGACCTCTACCGTCCGGTGGACTTCCAGACCTGGTGGCTGGCCACCGACCTGGGCCGGGCCGCCTTCCACCTGCTCGCCCGGGGCGCCGTGCCGATGATCGCCGGCGCGCTCGTCTTCGACCTGCGGCTGCCGCACGACCCGCTCGTCTGGGCCGAGTTCCTGTTCTCGGTGCTGCTCGCGCTGCTGGTGAGCTTCGGTCTGCGCTACCTGGTCTCGCTGACCGGGTTCTGGCTGCACGACTCCGAGGGGGTGCGCTCGGTGATGCTGGTGGTGTCGATGTTCTTCTCCGGGATGCTGCTGCCGATCGCGCTGTTCCCCGGCCGGCTCGGCGGGATCGCCCAGGTGCTGCCCTGGGCCTCGCTGATCCAGGTGCCCACCGACGTGTTCCTCCAGCGGCGCACCGGCACCGCCCTGCTGTCCGCTTTCGGCTTCCAGGCCGCCTGGGCCGTGGTGCTGCTCCTGGCCGGCCGGTTCGTCCAGCTGCTGGCCACCCGCCGGGTGGTGGTCCAGGGTGGCTGACTCCGTACTCGGACGGGCCCGTTGGTCGGTCCGCTCCTGGTGGCTGAT
The sequence above is drawn from the Kitasatospora sp. NBC_00315 genome and encodes:
- a CDS encoding ABC transporter permease, with the protein product MGLHLAIARGAFRRFSTYRAATFAGAFTNTVFGFILAYTFLALWRARPGLGGYDAAAAVTYIWVSQALLVTVAVWGGGFQDDVQERFRTGDIAVDLYRPVDFQTWWLATDLGRAAFHLLARGAVPMIAGALVFDLRLPHDPLVWAEFLFSVLLALLVSFGLRYLVSLTGFWLHDSEGVRSVMLVVSMFFSGMLLPIALFPGRLGGIAQVLPWASLIQVPTDVFLQRRTGTALLSAFGFQAAWAVVLLLAGRFVQLLATRRVVVQGG